In a genomic window of Roseiflexus castenholzii DSM 13941:
- the dhaR gene encoding dihydroxyacetone kinase operon transcriptional regulator DhaR: MQPTCGPVDGDLLSAIWQRFVDTGVLDPALDPIIAMSWQRCILRCNPYTVADLPGISEAELADRRAKLADLIALARPIMEDIYQFVEGSGMIIVLLDASACVLDVLGDANVQRQAASLGLRPGAYWNEGCAGTNAFGLALYERCPVHVIGAEHFFQRFHGLSVSAAPIYHWEGRPIGVLGMACLTSAGNGATLATVHAAARAIEHQLHAEKLFNELNTQRTLLSAIVEAISDGFIVCDQAGLVVHINLCAAQILGVKREAAVGRALGASVELPPVVAEAMRQCVMLTDAEVSFQVQKVQIRCLISLIPIQWQLDRVNNVEGFILTLRRLEQVHRMVQRMVGARSNFTFASIIGSSHAINQARRQAQAAARSSVPVLIVGESGTGKGVLARVIHNESARAEGPFVTVNCRVLPRDLIVGEFLGYEIGAFHSNRLQGQPGKFELAHGGTLHLEEIEALPLDMQTALLRVVETGEVVRLGGHRVICVNVRLIVTTSLNLERLVLRGDFRADLYYAVSRMTIRLAPLRERTADLPLLVRDILERMHRQTGRAVSISYDAQQLMRCYSWPGNVRELENVLERAASLADNGMIDVWHLPDAIRGRPSETEPGYDQHVPALHEAEYEAIVRAARACQGNATRMAQMLGIGRTTLWRKLKAANVSLDDFKPSLLAKRSSRRS; encoded by the coding sequence ATGCAGCCAACCTGCGGTCCGGTCGATGGCGACCTTCTCTCGGCAATCTGGCAACGGTTCGTTGATACAGGCGTGCTCGATCCTGCACTCGATCCGATCATCGCCATGTCCTGGCAACGATGCATCCTGCGTTGCAACCCGTATACTGTCGCCGATCTTCCCGGCATCTCCGAAGCGGAGCTGGCAGATCGTCGCGCCAAACTGGCGGATCTCATCGCGCTGGCGCGCCCTATCATGGAAGACATCTATCAGTTTGTCGAAGGTTCCGGCATGATCATCGTCCTGCTCGATGCGTCAGCCTGCGTTCTGGACGTGCTTGGCGACGCCAATGTCCAGCGCCAGGCGGCGTCGCTGGGATTACGCCCCGGCGCGTACTGGAATGAAGGATGCGCCGGAACAAATGCCTTTGGGCTGGCGCTGTATGAACGATGTCCTGTCCACGTGATCGGCGCAGAACACTTCTTTCAACGCTTCCATGGGTTGAGCGTCTCAGCGGCGCCTATTTACCATTGGGAAGGACGCCCCATCGGCGTTTTGGGGATGGCGTGTCTAACCTCCGCCGGCAATGGTGCGACGCTAGCGACGGTTCACGCCGCAGCGCGGGCAATCGAACATCAACTCCACGCGGAAAAACTCTTCAATGAGTTGAACACCCAGCGCACCCTGTTGAGCGCCATTGTAGAGGCGATATCGGATGGGTTTATCGTCTGTGATCAGGCGGGTCTGGTCGTGCATATAAACCTGTGCGCAGCGCAGATTCTGGGGGTCAAGCGCGAGGCGGCTGTCGGTCGTGCATTGGGCGCCTCGGTGGAGTTGCCGCCGGTGGTTGCGGAGGCGATGCGTCAATGTGTAATGCTGACCGACGCTGAGGTTAGTTTTCAGGTTCAGAAGGTGCAGATCAGGTGCCTGATCAGTCTTATCCCGATCCAATGGCAACTCGACCGGGTGAACAATGTCGAAGGGTTCATTCTGACCTTGCGACGCCTGGAACAGGTGCATCGGATGGTGCAGCGCATGGTTGGAGCGCGCTCGAATTTTACCTTCGCCAGCATTATCGGCTCATCGCATGCGATCAATCAGGCGCGCCGGCAGGCGCAGGCGGCTGCCCGCAGCAGCGTGCCGGTGCTGATCGTTGGGGAAAGTGGCACCGGCAAAGGAGTGCTGGCGCGCGTGATCCATAATGAAAGTGCGCGGGCGGAAGGTCCCTTCGTAACGGTCAATTGCCGGGTTTTGCCGCGCGACCTGATTGTGGGCGAGTTTCTGGGATATGAAATCGGCGCATTTCACAGCAATAGGCTGCAAGGGCAACCGGGCAAGTTTGAACTGGCGCACGGCGGCACGCTCCACCTGGAAGAGATCGAAGCGCTGCCGCTCGATATGCAGACGGCGCTGCTGCGCGTCGTTGAGACCGGCGAGGTGGTGCGTCTGGGAGGTCATCGCGTGATCTGCGTCAATGTGCGCTTGATTGTGACCACTTCTCTCAATTTGGAACGATTGGTGCTGCGTGGAGATTTTCGCGCCGATCTCTACTATGCTGTCAGCCGCATGACGATCCGGCTGGCGCCGTTGCGTGAACGCACAGCGGATCTCCCGCTCCTCGTTCGTGATATTCTGGAACGGATGCACCGCCAAACCGGCAGAGCCGTCAGTATCTCGTATGATGCCCAGCAATTGATGCGCTGCTATTCCTGGCCCGGCAATGTGCGCGAATTGGAAAACGTGCTCGAACGCGCGGCGAGCCTGGCGGATAACGGCATGATCGATGTCTGGCATCTCCCGGACGCGATCCGCGGTCGTCCGTCAGAAACCGAGCCAGGGTATGATCAACACGTGCCGGCGCTGCACGAGGCGGAATATGAAGCCATTGTGCGCGCCGCTCGCGCCTGTCAGGGAAATGCCACCCGCATGGCGCAGATGCTGGGCATTGGTCGGACCACCCTGTGGCGGAAACTGAAAGCCGCCAATGTCTCCCTCGATGATTTTAAGCCGTCTCTCCTTGCGAAACGTTCCTCTCGTCGCTCATAA
- a CDS encoding MIP/aquaporin family protein: MSPFLGEVIGTMLLVLLGDGVVANVVLSKTKGNNSGWIVIATAWALAVFVGAYAVAAVSGAHLNPAVTIGLVVAGKFDAASAPIYIAGQFLGAFIGAVLVFLHYYPHWSATQDPGLKLAVFSTGPAIRSTAWNLVSEIIGTFVLVFGILAIDGPVMDGGSFGALGIIPVAFLVWVIGLSLGGTTGYAINPARDLGPRIAHAILPIPGKGDSDWGYSWIPVVGPIIGGAVAAGLYVALGSF; encoded by the coding sequence ATGTCACCGTTCCTTGGCGAAGTGATTGGGACGATGTTGCTCGTCCTGTTAGGCGATGGTGTGGTAGCCAACGTCGTGTTGAGCAAAACGAAGGGGAATAACAGCGGTTGGATCGTGATTGCGACGGCGTGGGCGCTGGCAGTGTTCGTTGGCGCTTACGCGGTTGCGGCTGTGAGTGGAGCGCATCTGAATCCCGCCGTGACCATCGGATTGGTAGTGGCGGGCAAGTTCGACGCCGCCAGTGCGCCGATTTATATCGCGGGGCAGTTCCTTGGCGCATTTATCGGCGCGGTGCTGGTGTTCCTCCACTACTATCCGCATTGGTCTGCAACACAGGACCCTGGGCTAAAACTGGCGGTCTTCAGCACCGGCCCGGCGATTCGCAGCACGGCGTGGAATCTGGTGAGCGAGATCATTGGGACGTTCGTGCTGGTCTTTGGCATTCTTGCCATTGATGGACCGGTGATGGACGGCGGCAGTTTTGGTGCGCTCGGTATTATTCCGGTGGCGTTTCTGGTCTGGGTCATTGGTTTGTCGCTTGGTGGCACGACCGGTTATGCCATCAATCCGGCGCGTGATCTCGGTCCGCGTATTGCGCACGCCATTTTGCCCATTCCCGGCAAAGGCGACAGTGATTGGGGCTACTCCTGGATTCCGGTCGTCGGTCCGATCATCGGCGGCGCTGTTGCGGCCGGGTTGTATGTCGCTCTGGGTTCGTTCTGA
- the dhaK gene encoding dihydroxyacetone kinase subunit DhaK — protein sequence MKKLINKPEDVVVEALKGIEYAHPDLVKVHYEPNFIYRADAPVQGKVAIVSGGGSGHEPMHGGFVGMGMLDAACPGAVFTSPTPDQMLEATKMVHGGAGVLHIVKNYTGDILNFDMAADLARAEGIEIESVVTNDDVAVQDSLYTAGRRGVGVTVLAEKICGAAAEEGRSLTDVADVCRKVNGWGRSMGMALTSCTVPHAGKPTFDLPEDEMEIGIGIHGEPGRTRMKLKSADEITEMLMEPILNDLPFQAGDNVLLFVNSMGGTPLIELYIIYRKAYEIATKSGLKVVRNLIGPYITSLEMAGCSITLLKMDDDLIRLWDAPVRTPALRWGV from the coding sequence ATGAAGAAACTGATCAATAAGCCGGAAGATGTCGTCGTCGAGGCGCTGAAAGGGATCGAGTACGCCCATCCCGATCTGGTGAAGGTTCACTACGAACCAAATTTCATCTACCGTGCCGATGCGCCGGTGCAGGGTAAGGTGGCGATTGTCTCCGGCGGCGGCTCCGGTCATGAACCCATGCACGGCGGATTCGTCGGTATGGGCATGCTCGATGCTGCGTGCCCGGGAGCAGTGTTTACCAGCCCCACTCCCGACCAGATGCTGGAAGCGACGAAGATGGTTCATGGCGGCGCAGGCGTGCTCCATATCGTCAAGAATTACACCGGCGACATTCTCAACTTCGATATGGCTGCCGATCTGGCGCGTGCTGAGGGGATCGAGATTGAGTCGGTCGTGACGAACGACGATGTGGCAGTGCAGGATTCGTTGTATACTGCCGGTCGGCGTGGTGTAGGGGTGACGGTGCTGGCAGAGAAGATCTGCGGCGCTGCCGCCGAGGAAGGGCGTTCGCTCACGGATGTGGCGGATGTCTGCCGCAAGGTGAATGGGTGGGGGCGGAGCATGGGCATGGCGCTGACCAGTTGCACCGTGCCGCACGCCGGCAAGCCCACCTTTGATCTGCCGGAAGACGAGATGGAGATCGGCATTGGCATTCATGGTGAGCCGGGACGCACGCGCATGAAACTCAAATCGGCTGATGAGATCACCGAAATGCTGATGGAGCCGATCCTGAACGATCTGCCGTTCCAGGCTGGTGATAACGTCCTGCTGTTCGTCAACAGCATGGGTGGTACGCCGCTGATCGAACTGTATATCATCTATCGCAAGGCGTATGAAATCGCCACAAAATCGGGACTCAAGGTCGTCCGCAATCTGATCGGTCCGTATATCACATCGTTGGAAATGGCAGGCTGTTCGATTACGCTGCTGAAGATGGACGATGATCTGATCCGTCTCTGGGATGCGCCGGTCAGAACGCCTGCTCTGCGTTGGGGAGTGTAA
- the dhaL gene encoding dihydroxyacetone kinase subunit DhaL — translation MPIGRDDVIAWLSAYSQLLADNREYLTQLDSSIGDADHGVNMDRGFKAVLGKLPTVADKDIGTILKSVGMTLVQTVGGASGPLYGTFFLQAGAATANKMELSLADWSVAVEGAINGLMARGKANVGDKTMVDALVPALHALKQAIADGIDDHEALRQSVAAAEQGMKNTIPLVAKKGRASYLAERSAGHQDPGATSSYLMFKAMMDAWTK, via the coding sequence ATGCCTATCGGTCGCGACGACGTGATTGCCTGGCTCTCGGCGTACAGCCAGCTTCTGGCGGACAACAGGGAGTATCTGACTCAGCTCGACTCCAGCATCGGCGATGCTGACCACGGCGTAAACATGGATCGCGGGTTCAAAGCGGTGCTGGGGAAGTTGCCGACGGTCGCCGACAAAGATATCGGCACAATTCTGAAGTCGGTCGGTATGACGCTGGTGCAGACCGTTGGTGGCGCGAGTGGTCCGCTCTATGGAACGTTCTTCTTGCAGGCCGGCGCTGCTACCGCCAACAAGATGGAACTCTCGCTCGCCGATTGGTCGGTGGCAGTCGAGGGGGCAATCAACGGCTTGATGGCGCGCGGGAAGGCGAATGTCGGCGACAAAACCATGGTCGATGCGCTTGTTCCGGCGTTGCACGCGCTTAAGCAGGCAATTGCCGATGGTATCGACGACCATGAGGCGCTGCGTCAGAGTGTCGCTGCTGCTGAACAGGGCATGAAGAATACTATTCCGCTGGTCGCCAAAAAGGGACGCGCATCGTATCTGGCGGAGCGCAGCGCCGGTCACCAGGATCCTGGCGCTACGTCGTCGTACCTGATGTTCAAGGCAATGATGGATGCATGGACGAAGTAG
- a CDS encoding class I SAM-dependent methyltransferase translates to MAARVRRVYAVERNPVLVERLMGSFDNLVVVCADALTWTLPPGVTLAVLLMRHCTRDHFAAYVRRLKDAGCRRLVTNARWKMGVEVVDLQCRQPYDPHRIGWYACHCGMVGFNAPDMDRITPDTLDGCIDVVGCPHCTV, encoded by the coding sequence ATGGCGGCAAGAGTGCGGCGGGTGTATGCTGTGGAGCGCAATCCGGTTCTTGTGGAACGGCTCATGGGGTCGTTCGATAACCTGGTTGTCGTGTGTGCCGATGCACTGACATGGACTCTGCCGCCTGGTGTGACGCTGGCGGTGCTCCTTATGCGTCACTGTACGCGCGATCATTTTGCTGCGTATGTGCGGCGGCTCAAAGATGCCGGATGTCGGCGGCTGGTCACCAATGCACGCTGGAAAATGGGGGTGGAGGTCGTCGATCTGCAATGCCGGCAACCGTATGATCCGCATCGCATCGGATGGTATGCCTGCCACTGCGGCATGGTTGGGTTCAACGCGCCTGATATGGATCGGATCACTCCAGATACCCTGGACGGGTGTATCGATGTGGTTGGGTGCCCGCATTGCACGGTGTAA
- the ptsP gene encoding phosphoenolpyruvate--protein phosphotransferase has protein sequence MVSIVLVSHSSLLAAGIVEMARMVMQQAPVAIAVAAGADDPGHPLGTDAAKIRQAIEEVYSDDGVLVLMDLGSAVLSAEMAVDFLPEHKRANVRLCAAPIVEGTIAAVVQASLGASLDRVAAEALEALAGKVESLSDQGQASGAAAPSPSTDATAEVLHAQLTVTNRLGLHARPAALLVQTAGRFCADVRLARVGQETRQVNAKSFNAVASLGIRQHEMITVSARGPDAAEALAALQQLAADQFGEADELLEAQPSAPPSPMAEALTGALRGAAASPGYAIGPAVVLRQVEPQIERRIISDPDTEMSRLQAVLDAVRESTRVLRDQIARQHPYEAAIFDAYLMFLTDPDILARVRQIIARDRVCAEWAWREAVNESARAFESIEDEYMRARAVDIRDIGRQVLSRLTGQTRSFSLDRSGIVIASDLSPSDTAHLDRSMVLGICTERGSPTSHSAILARTLGIPAVVGVGAAITQVAPGTPLVIDGYEGLVWIAPDESIVVAYANREAQWRATQEQARQSSTAPAVTKDGMHIEIAANIGSLADARVAVENGADGVGLLRTEFLFLDRTAAPDENEQYEVYAAIARVMGERPVVVRTLDVGGDKPLAYISLEREDNPFLGQRAIRLCLNQPDLFATQLRAILRASAGHRLKVMFPMIADIGELRRARAVLESVLAGLHTQSVPVADAVEVGIMVEVPSAALLAHVFAPEVDFFSIGSNDLVQYTLAAERGNAAVAHLQDGLHPAVLMQIQRVVQSAQHAGKWVSVCGELAADHDAVPVLIGLGVQKLSMAPGAIPHIKALIRRLTLQEARQWASQALAMESAETVRRFIRSRLEALVGE, from the coding sequence ATGGTAAGTATTGTGCTCGTTTCGCACAGTTCGTTGCTGGCGGCCGGCATCGTCGAAATGGCGCGCATGGTTATGCAACAGGCGCCGGTGGCGATTGCTGTGGCGGCTGGCGCCGATGATCCAGGACATCCATTGGGGACCGATGCTGCGAAGATTCGTCAGGCGATCGAAGAGGTGTATAGCGACGACGGCGTGCTGGTGCTGATGGATCTGGGCAGCGCGGTGTTGAGCGCAGAAATGGCGGTTGATTTTCTTCCTGAACACAAGCGCGCCAATGTGAGATTATGCGCTGCGCCGATTGTCGAAGGAACGATTGCCGCAGTGGTGCAGGCTAGCCTGGGCGCATCGCTGGATCGCGTCGCCGCCGAGGCGCTGGAGGCGCTGGCGGGAAAAGTCGAGAGCCTGAGCGATCAGGGGCAGGCATCCGGCGCTGCGGCGCCATCCCCATCGACCGACGCAACCGCCGAGGTGCTGCACGCACAACTGACGGTGACGAACCGCCTGGGGTTGCACGCCCGACCGGCGGCATTATTGGTGCAGACGGCAGGGCGCTTTTGTGCCGATGTTCGTCTCGCGCGCGTTGGGCAGGAAACTCGTCAGGTCAATGCAAAGAGTTTCAATGCTGTCGCATCGCTGGGCATCCGCCAGCATGAGATGATCACCGTTTCGGCGCGCGGACCGGACGCCGCCGAGGCGCTTGCGGCATTGCAACAACTCGCTGCGGATCAGTTCGGCGAAGCCGACGAACTGCTGGAAGCGCAGCCATCAGCGCCACCGTCACCGATGGCAGAAGCGCTCACCGGCGCGTTGCGTGGTGCTGCCGCCTCCCCAGGGTATGCCATCGGTCCGGCAGTGGTGCTGCGTCAGGTTGAACCACAGATCGAACGGCGCATCATCAGTGATCCAGATACTGAAATGTCTCGTTTACAGGCGGTTTTGGACGCAGTTCGCGAATCGACGCGCGTGCTGCGCGACCAGATTGCGCGGCAGCATCCCTACGAGGCGGCGATCTTTGATGCGTATCTGATGTTTTTGACCGATCCCGATATTCTGGCGCGGGTGCGACAGATTATCGCACGCGACCGCGTTTGCGCCGAATGGGCATGGCGCGAGGCGGTGAATGAATCTGCCAGGGCATTCGAGTCTATCGAGGATGAATACATGCGGGCGCGGGCAGTCGATATTCGCGACATTGGCAGGCAGGTGTTGAGCCGTCTGACCGGGCAGACTCGATCATTCAGTCTGGATCGGTCGGGTATCGTGATTGCGTCCGATCTTTCACCATCCGATACGGCGCACCTTGATCGGTCAATGGTGTTGGGCATCTGCACAGAACGGGGTAGCCCGACCTCGCACAGCGCCATTCTGGCGCGTACCCTCGGCATCCCCGCCGTTGTGGGAGTAGGCGCCGCCATCACGCAGGTTGCTCCTGGTACGCCGCTGGTGATTGATGGGTATGAGGGGTTGGTCTGGATCGCGCCCGATGAGTCGATTGTTGTGGCATATGCCAATCGGGAAGCGCAATGGCGGGCAACGCAGGAACAGGCGCGACAATCGAGCACCGCACCGGCCGTGACGAAGGACGGCATGCACATCGAGATTGCCGCCAATATCGGTAGCCTGGCGGATGCGCGCGTCGCCGTTGAGAACGGCGCCGATGGCGTGGGACTGCTCCGTACAGAATTCCTCTTTCTTGATCGCACGGCGGCGCCTGATGAAAACGAGCAGTATGAGGTGTACGCTGCGATTGCGCGGGTGATGGGGGAGCGTCCGGTGGTCGTGCGCACCCTCGATGTGGGAGGTGACAAGCCGCTTGCGTACATTTCGCTGGAGCGTGAAGACAACCCGTTTCTTGGCCAACGCGCCATCCGGCTTTGCCTGAATCAACCAGATCTCTTTGCGACTCAACTGCGCGCTATTTTGCGCGCGAGCGCCGGACATCGACTCAAGGTGATGTTTCCAATGATTGCGGATATCGGCGAGTTGCGCCGCGCACGTGCGGTCCTGGAGTCGGTGCTTGCCGGGTTGCACACACAATCTGTGCCGGTGGCGGATGCTGTCGAGGTTGGGATAATGGTCGAGGTGCCCTCAGCCGCATTGCTCGCACACGTCTTTGCGCCGGAAGTCGATTTTTTCAGCATTGGCTCGAACGATCTGGTGCAGTATACGCTGGCAGCAGAACGGGGCAATGCGGCGGTTGCGCATTTGCAGGACGGTCTGCATCCGGCGGTGTTGATGCAAATCCAGCGCGTGGTTCAAAGCGCGCAACATGCCGGGAAATGGGTGAGCGTCTGCGGCGAACTGGCTGCCGATCATGATGCTGTGCCGGTCCTGATCGGATTAGGCGTGCAGAAACTGAGCATGGCGCCTGGCGCCATTCCGCACATCAAGGCGCTTATTCGGCGACTGACGCTGCAAGAAGCGCGGCAGTGGGCGAGTCAGGCGCTGGCAATGGAGTCGGCGGAAACAGTGCGTCGGTTTATCCGTTCGCGGTTGGAGGCGCTTGTTGGTGAATAG
- a CDS encoding single-stranded DNA-binding protein, producing the protein MRQVRGTVNTVELIGWLGDVPEQRIFPSGARVCRFNVATKHFGARSENGEREIETDWTLIEAWDKLGDQCINSLHKGSRVRIVGSLRTQSWEDKETGLRRYKAFVRAEEVLFLDSKANANENEQDAIETSDEAEEVPF; encoded by the coding sequence ATGCGTCAGGTCAGAGGGACTGTCAACACCGTCGAACTCATCGGTTGGCTCGGCGACGTACCCGAACAGCGCATCTTCCCATCGGGAGCGCGCGTATGCCGCTTCAACGTGGCTACCAAGCACTTTGGGGCGCGGAGCGAGAACGGCGAGCGGGAGATCGAAACCGATTGGACGCTCATCGAGGCGTGGGACAAACTCGGCGATCAGTGCATCAACTCCCTGCACAAAGGGAGCCGGGTGCGGATCGTTGGAAGCCTGCGCACACAGAGCTGGGAAGACAAAGAAACCGGTCTACGCCGCTATAAGGCATTCGTGCGCGCCGAGGAAGTGCTGTTCCTGGATAGCAAGGCGAACGCAAACGAAAACGAACAGGATGCGATCGAGACCTCGGATGAGGCAGAGGAGGTTCCATTCTAG